In Alteromonas sp. V450, the following proteins share a genomic window:
- the rsmH gene encoding 16S rRNA (cytosine(1402)-N(4))-methyltransferase RsmH — translation MTQPSEFKHISVLLDECIEALAIKPSGIYIDATFGRGGHSARILDALGEHGRLIAFDRDPQAIKAAERFAEDKRFSIIHSPFGDMAEEIEALGLTGKIDGVLMDLGVSSPQLDDAERGFSFLRDGPLDMRMDTSRGQSAADWLANAEEQDITQVIKEFGEEKFGKRIAHAIVNTRKETPITRTAQLAKIIDEAVPVKDKFKHPATRAFQGIRIYINAELEQLRVGLKAATQVLAKEGRLAVISFHSLEDRLVKRFIKDQSKGKSVPHNLPITQAEIDADKVLKALGKAIKPSEQEIANNVRSRSSVLRVAEKL, via the coding sequence ATGACGCAGCCTAGCGAATTTAAACATATTTCAGTATTGCTTGATGAATGCATTGAAGCCCTGGCGATTAAACCAAGCGGTATTTATATTGATGCCACTTTCGGCCGCGGTGGGCACTCAGCGCGTATTCTAGATGCATTGGGTGAACACGGGCGTCTTATCGCCTTTGACCGCGACCCGCAAGCAATCAAAGCGGCAGAACGCTTCGCCGAAGATAAGCGCTTTAGCATTATCCACTCACCGTTTGGTGATATGGCAGAAGAAATCGAAGCGCTAGGACTAACCGGCAAGATTGACGGCGTGCTAATGGATTTAGGTGTGTCTTCTCCCCAGCTAGACGATGCCGAGCGTGGCTTTAGCTTTCTGCGTGACGGCCCCCTTGATATGCGCATGGACACCTCACGTGGACAAAGTGCAGCCGACTGGCTGGCCAACGCAGAAGAACAAGACATTACGCAGGTTATTAAAGAGTTTGGCGAAGAAAAGTTCGGCAAGCGCATTGCTCACGCCATTGTAAACACACGCAAAGAAACGCCTATTACGCGCACCGCTCAGCTTGCCAAAATTATCGACGAAGCCGTACCTGTAAAAGACAAATTTAAGCATCCTGCAACTCGCGCATTCCAAGGAATTCGCATTTATATCAATGCGGAACTTGAGCAACTTCGCGTGGGACTTAAAGCGGCCACACAGGTATTAGCGAAAGAAGGGCGCCTGGCCGTTATATCATTTCACTCGTTAGAAGACCGCTTGGTAAAGCGCTTCATTAAGGATCAAAGTAAAGGGAAATCAGTACCGCACAACTTGCCGATTACTCAGGCTGAAATAGATGCAGATAAAGTGCTCAAAGCCTTGGGTAAAGCGATAAAACCTTCAGAACAGGAGATTGCGAACAACGTTCGCTCTCGCAGTTCGGTATTACGGGTGGCTGAAAAGTTATGA
- the mraZ gene encoding division/cell wall cluster transcriptional repressor MraZ: MFRGANAINLDTKGRLAIPTKYRQSLLDDCQGQLVCTVDTQQSCLLLYPLPEWEEIELKLSKLSSMIPAERRLQRLLLGYASEGEMDKSGRILVPTPLRSFAKLSKEVMLVGQLNKFEIWDADIWAQQVEADIDTERKGEFELTERLQDFSL; encoded by the coding sequence ATGTTCCGCGGCGCTAACGCAATCAATCTGGATACAAAAGGCAGACTGGCTATACCGACGAAGTATCGTCAGTCGCTGCTGGATGATTGTCAGGGACAACTGGTCTGCACCGTCGATACACAACAAAGTTGTTTGCTGCTTTACCCACTTCCCGAATGGGAAGAGATTGAGCTTAAACTCTCTAAACTATCAAGCATGATCCCTGCCGAGCGTCGCTTGCAGCGATTGCTACTAGGTTATGCTTCAGAAGGTGAGATGGATAAAAGCGGGCGCATTCTTGTTCCTACTCCACTGCGAAGTTTCGCAAAACTCTCAAAAGAAGTCATGTTAGTTGGTCAGTTAAACAAATTCGAAATTTGGGATGCCGATATTTGGGCACAACAAGTTGAAGCTGATATAGACACCGAACGCAAAGGCGAATTTGAACTTACCGAACGATTACAGGACTTTTCTCTATGA